One Streptomyces sp. V4I8 genomic window carries:
- a CDS encoding class I SAM-dependent methyltransferase codes for MSVTSRYREAWEGFWREAPEEPGAVFWDAEPALTAGRHLALFEAHLTDPGLAMVDLGCGNGTQTRFLAERFPRVVGADLSAAALDHARRADPAGQATYRLFDVVEKTEAETLHAELGDTNVYMRGVLHQAEPDDRQSMVNGIATLVGERGRVFLVELSESAKPVLLGLAQSPSGPPPKLAPIFRHGIAPGEVADASVPEYLRAAGLTVLASGELPLTTTEYGPDGTRIELPSKWVVAGRTA; via the coding sequence ATGAGTGTGACGAGTCGTTACCGGGAGGCCTGGGAGGGCTTCTGGCGTGAAGCCCCGGAGGAACCCGGGGCGGTGTTCTGGGACGCGGAACCGGCCCTGACCGCCGGCCGCCATCTGGCCCTCTTCGAGGCGCACCTGACCGATCCGGGCCTGGCGATGGTCGACCTGGGCTGCGGCAACGGCACCCAGACCCGTTTCCTCGCCGAGCGCTTCCCGCGCGTCGTCGGCGCCGACCTGTCCGCCGCGGCCCTCGACCACGCCCGCCGCGCCGACCCCGCGGGGCAGGCGACGTACCGGCTGTTCGACGTCGTGGAGAAGACCGAGGCCGAGACGCTGCACGCCGAACTCGGCGACACCAACGTCTATATGCGGGGCGTCCTGCACCAGGCCGAGCCCGACGACCGGCAGTCGATGGTGAACGGGATCGCCACGCTCGTCGGTGAGCGCGGCCGGGTCTTCCTCGTCGAACTCTCCGAGTCCGCCAAACCCGTCCTGCTGGGCCTCGCCCAGAGCCCGTCGGGACCGCCGCCCAAGCTCGCGCCCATCTTCCGGCACGGCATCGCCCCCGGCGAGGTGGCCGACGCGTCGGTGCCCGAGTACCTGCGCGCGGCCGGGCTCACCGTCCTCGCGAGCGGCGAACTGCCGCTGACCACCACGGAGTACGGGCCGGACGGCACGCGGATCGAGCTGCCGTCGAAGTGGGTGGTGGCCGGCCGCACGGCGTGA